In a single window of the Pontibacter russatus genome:
- a CDS encoding SDR family NAD(P)-dependent oxidoreductase, whose protein sequence is MSKIAFVTGATSGIGRATAFELASKGFRIIATGRRADRLEELKQELTDVPLYTLTFDVRDKRAVQQAVDSLPAEWRQVEVLVNNAGNAHGMAPIQSGSVEDWDAMIDINVKGLLYVSRAVLPLMLPHKKGHIVNIGSIAGKEVYPNGNVYCASKFAVDALTQGMRIDLVQEGIRVSEVNPGLVETEFSEVRFKGDKARAASVYKGLEALQAQDIAELIAFIVTRPAHVNIAEVLVLPTAQASATVVHRQQ, encoded by the coding sequence ATGTCAAAAATTGCATTCGTAACAGGGGCTACCTCGGGCATAGGGCGGGCCACTGCATTTGAGCTTGCCAGCAAAGGTTTCCGCATTATTGCCACCGGCCGCCGCGCCGACCGCCTCGAAGAGCTGAAGCAGGAGTTAACGGATGTGCCCCTATATACCCTGACGTTTGATGTGCGCGACAAACGGGCCGTGCAGCAAGCCGTGGACTCGCTGCCTGCCGAATGGCGGCAGGTGGAGGTGCTGGTGAACAATGCTGGCAACGCCCATGGCATGGCGCCTATCCAGAGCGGCTCGGTGGAGGATTGGGATGCCATGATCGACATCAACGTGAAGGGCCTGCTGTATGTAAGCCGAGCTGTCCTGCCCCTGATGCTGCCGCACAAAAAAGGCCATATCGTGAACATCGGCTCTATTGCGGGCAAGGAAGTGTACCCGAACGGGAATGTGTACTGTGCCTCCAAGTTTGCCGTGGACGCCCTCACGCAGGGCATGCGCATCGACCTGGTGCAGGAGGGCATCCGGGTGTCGGAGGTGAATCCGGGGCTGGTGGAGACAGAGTTCTCGGAGGTGCGCTTCAAAGGCGATAAGGCCCGTGCGGCATCGGTGTACAAAGGCTTGGAGGCGCTGCAGGCGCAGGATATAGCCGAACTGATAGCCTTTATCGTGACGAGGCCGGCACATGTGAATATTGCGGAGGTACTGGTGCTGCCCACGGCGCAGGCTTCCGCCACGGTCGTACACCGGCAGCAGTAG
- a CDS encoding OmpA family protein — translation MNQLAKSFSRLSMLLVFMCLLAGAAAGQSTRKQMRAANKFFNKENYRAALPLYEEVLAADPNNAKALYNAGISFLTFDKEKAADYLYRAQQLKPNIDEELEYWLGRVDHINYRFDSAIEHFQNYQKEIPRRNEVRREEVAQLIQHVRNAKREVANPKDAFVDNLGGTVNTAFSEHSPVISSDYNYLLFTSRSEEATGGKPAQDGEYYEDIFETNRVGDEEWEKPRIVAGALNSPGHDASIQLFDNDSKLLLYQSVNNGDIMVSERQPDGSWGAPKSISDKVNTRDFESDAFITPDGNTLYYSTSHYSENGDLDLYMIQRNQNGTWGNPRSLGRAINTPYDEDSPYLANDGTLYFSSRGNNSMGGYDIFAARYDSVANRRGRPENLGYPVNTPDDDTYYRLSPDGTYAYLSSYRIGGYGEKDIYTISYIKTAALNGQVFTKADSIPIPGVELLFNGLQADKRPITYRDVTKPDSGAYTVQVLSGRKYQVQLSRDNEVIETQEIEVPAVVDDTTSITYNFYIEFVDSTGVLPKREFAMQPVYFDTDEYELRPESMQELDSIARILKANPTMNISIEGHTDSRASDAYNMTLGQNRADAAYDYLVSQGVSPKRLVTVSYGERRPVVPNTSEENMQMNRRTEFQVLPRQDEAAGTVQ, via the coding sequence ATGAACCAATTAGCCAAATCATTTTCGCGGCTCTCCATGCTGCTGGTCTTTATGTGCCTGCTGGCAGGCGCTGCGGCGGGGCAAAGCACCAGAAAGCAAATGCGGGCGGCGAACAAGTTTTTCAACAAGGAGAACTACCGGGCGGCGCTGCCGCTATACGAGGAGGTGCTGGCCGCAGACCCAAACAATGCCAAGGCGCTTTACAATGCCGGTATCAGCTTCCTTACTTTCGATAAAGAGAAGGCGGCCGACTACCTGTACCGTGCCCAGCAGCTAAAGCCGAACATTGACGAAGAACTGGAGTACTGGCTTGGCCGCGTAGACCATATCAACTACCGCTTCGACAGCGCGATAGAGCATTTCCAGAACTACCAGAAGGAGATACCGCGCCGCAACGAGGTGCGCCGGGAGGAGGTGGCCCAACTGATCCAGCATGTCAGAAACGCGAAGCGCGAAGTGGCCAACCCCAAAGATGCCTTCGTGGATAACCTGGGAGGCACCGTGAACACCGCCTTCTCCGAGCACAGCCCCGTTATATCTTCCGACTACAACTACCTGTTGTTCACCTCGCGCAGCGAGGAGGCTACCGGGGGCAAGCCCGCGCAGGACGGCGAGTACTACGAGGATATCTTTGAAACGAACCGCGTGGGCGATGAAGAGTGGGAGAAGCCGCGCATCGTGGCGGGCGCGCTGAACAGCCCGGGCCATGACGCCTCCATCCAGCTTTTCGACAACGACTCGAAACTTTTGCTGTATCAGTCTGTCAACAACGGCGACATCATGGTGTCGGAGCGGCAGCCGGACGGCAGCTGGGGAGCGCCCAAGAGCATCAGCGACAAAGTGAACACCCGCGATTTCGAGTCTGACGCCTTTATAACGCCGGATGGCAACACGCTGTACTACTCCACCAGCCATTACTCCGAGAACGGTGACCTGGATTTATATATGATTCAGCGCAACCAGAACGGGACGTGGGGCAACCCCAGAAGCCTGGGAAGGGCCATCAACACGCCATATGACGAGGACAGCCCTTACCTGGCCAACGACGGCACGCTCTATTTTTCCTCCAGGGGCAACAACTCGATGGGGGGCTATGATATCTTCGCTGCCAGATACGACTCGGTGGCCAACCGCAGAGGCCGCCCCGAAAACTTAGGCTACCCCGTTAACACCCCGGATGATGACACCTACTACCGCCTGTCTCCGGATGGCACTTACGCCTACCTGTCGTCTTACCGCATCGGCGGCTACGGCGAGAAGGACATCTACACCATCAGCTATATCAAGACCGCAGCACTCAACGGGCAGGTGTTCACCAAGGCCGACAGCATTCCGATTCCGGGGGTTGAGCTTCTCTTCAACGGCCTGCAGGCCGACAAGCGCCCCATCACCTACCGAGACGTGACCAAGCCTGACTCCGGCGCCTATACCGTGCAGGTGCTCTCCGGCCGAAAGTACCAGGTGCAGCTCTCCAGAGACAATGAGGTGATTGAGACGCAGGAGATTGAGGTGCCTGCGGTGGTGGACGACACGACCTCCATCACGTATAATTTCTATATCGAATTTGTGGACTCAACCGGTGTGCTGCCCAAACGCGAATTTGCCATGCAGCCTGTTTACTTCGACACCGACGAGTACGAGCTGCGCCCCGAGTCAATGCAGGAACTGGACAGCATCGCCCGCATCCTGAAGGCCAACCCGACCATGAACATCAGCATAGAGGGCCACACCGACTCCCGCGCCAGCGACGCGTACAACATGACGCTGGGCCAGAACCGTGCCGACGCGGCCTACGATTACCTGGTGAGCCAAGGTGTTTCGCCCAAGCGCCTCGTAACGGTTTCGTACGGCGAGCGCCGCCCTGTCGTGCCCAACACCTCAGAGGAGAACATGCAGATGAACAGGAGAACAGAGTTTCAGGTGCTGCCCCGCCAGGACGAAGCGGCCGGGACGGTGCAATAA
- a CDS encoding DUF5606 family protein, producing MPIDLRQVAAIAGMSGLFKVVKPTRTGVIVESLEENPKNLVAQARHRMSLLDEISIYTIDKEGTVPLAQVFDLMHQKYGDKLPLGDKPDNEDYKNLLADVLPEYDEERVYVSDMKKLVSWYYIVKDFVGFKEAEATAPEAEAEEGKEERA from the coding sequence ATGCCTATTGATCTAAGACAAGTTGCCGCCATTGCCGGCATGAGTGGCCTTTTTAAGGTAGTGAAACCGACCCGCACAGGCGTTATTGTAGAAAGCCTCGAGGAGAACCCCAAAAACCTGGTGGCCCAGGCGCGCCACCGCATGTCGCTGCTGGATGAGATATCCATTTACACGATCGATAAGGAAGGCACCGTGCCCCTGGCCCAGGTGTTCGACCTGATGCACCAGAAATACGGCGACAAACTGCCGCTGGGCGACAAGCCGGACAACGAGGATTACAAGAACCTGCTGGCTGACGTGCTGCCGGAGTACGACGAAGAGCGCGTGTACGTGTCGGACATGAAAAAACTCGTGAGCTGGTACTACATCGTGAAAGACTTCGTTGGTTTTAAGGAAGCGGAAGCCACCGCCCCGGAGGCCGAGGCAGAAGAAGGCAAAGAAGAACGGGCGTAA
- a CDS encoding PepSY-associated TM helix domain-containing protein, protein MEKRTKRTFSLHHWCGLLAGIFILVSSLSGAVLVFHDDIDAAIYAEESQLGTPARALHIDSSFEWVRQQNPGWDIRIMALPDAPDEALLYELRQGQLRRWLFVHPETGASIATVPQAHNRLVYILLNLHYNLLSGTAGKIAVLLTGVALLLLTVTGFLLYRRSILKVISFRQTISRKSRRSLFSSLHRVVGVWALVFNLLMCVTGISLAVTVVNAALKGGTAAIQVPAVPVSIDAAIQEIETTYPGFEVTYARFPVSEEGTLQFRGRFRTDPVYYGAIYSTVLVNYKTGEIESTDFLREHPWHERLLTVLHPLHFGDYAGLFVKILYCIGGLMPGILSITGFLLWRYRRKQPPVKKLLAKA, encoded by the coding sequence TTGGAGAAGCGGACAAAGCGGACCTTCTCCCTGCACCACTGGTGCGGGCTGCTGGCCGGGATTTTCATCCTGGTTAGCAGCCTTTCAGGGGCAGTGCTCGTTTTCCATGACGACATCGATGCAGCCATATATGCGGAGGAGTCACAACTGGGCACGCCCGCCCGCGCACTGCACATAGACAGTTCTTTTGAATGGGTGCGCCAGCAAAACCCCGGCTGGGACATCCGCATCATGGCCCTGCCGGATGCGCCCGACGAGGCCCTGCTATATGAACTGCGCCAGGGGCAACTCCGGCGGTGGCTGTTCGTGCATCCCGAAACCGGGGCATCCATTGCGACGGTGCCACAGGCCCACAACCGCCTTGTTTATATATTGCTCAACCTGCACTACAACCTGCTTTCGGGCACTGCCGGTAAAATAGCCGTGCTGCTGACGGGGGTGGCGCTGCTGCTGCTCACCGTCACGGGCTTCCTGCTCTACCGGAGGTCCATCCTGAAAGTCATCTCGTTCCGGCAAACCATCTCCCGCAAAAGCCGGCGCAGCCTGTTCTCGAGCCTGCACCGGGTGGTGGGCGTGTGGGCGCTGGTGTTTAACCTGCTGATGTGCGTAACGGGTATCTCGCTGGCGGTAACGGTGGTGAATGCCGCCCTTAAAGGAGGCACGGCCGCCATACAGGTGCCTGCGGTGCCGGTATCCATTGATGCGGCCATCCAGGAGATAGAGACGACATACCCCGGCTTCGAAGTCACATACGCGCGGTTTCCGGTGAGTGAGGAGGGGACGCTGCAGTTCCGGGGCCGCTTCCGGACCGACCCGGTTTACTATGGCGCCATCTATAGCACGGTGCTGGTAAACTATAAAACCGGGGAGATAGAAAGCACAGACTTTCTGCGGGAGCACCCCTGGCACGAGCGCCTGCTCACCGTCCTGCACCCCCTGCACTTCGGCGACTACGCCGGACTATTCGTGAAGATCCTGTACTGCATCGGCGGCCTGATGCCCGGCATTTTGTCTATCACAGGCTTCCTGCTCTGGCGCTACCGCCGGAAACAACCGCCGGTAAAAAAGCTGCTGGCAAAAGCATGA
- a CDS encoding OmpA family protein has translation MKKNYAVLLWAFLLLMTAPAFAQLNIGKKLQNKINQKIDQQVDKTIDTALEAPAKESTAGAAEGDAGEGAGNAPGGSTATTDEAKKKAWTKYDFVAGDKVLFADNLSGEENGEFPSRWGLNDGNAEVASFGGEPVINLVQTGTEIMPLMKNKNWVPETFTIEFDVYFDSDNPNVAYEVYLIEETNNYNESLHGEFWDPIDIRSNAVRFKTFGSVSAELDAAGTKDQWRHVAIAFNKRSMKVYLDQYRLINIPNLKGTPTGLKIAIDKRIEANSMIKNVLIAEGGKKLYDQVMANGKIVSYGIKFDVNKASIKPESIGTLNSIAKLLQEQPALKFSVEGHTDSDGDDNANMKLSQERADAVKAYLVSQGITAERLASKGWGESKPLDKGATVEAKSNNRRVEFVKL, from the coding sequence ATGAAAAAGAATTACGCAGTCTTGCTGTGGGCTTTCCTCCTGCTGATGACAGCACCCGCCTTTGCCCAACTCAACATTGGTAAAAAGTTACAGAACAAAATCAACCAGAAGATAGACCAGCAGGTTGATAAAACAATCGATACTGCCCTGGAGGCTCCTGCGAAAGAGTCTACCGCTGGCGCGGCAGAGGGGGATGCCGGTGAAGGGGCGGGCAATGCCCCGGGAGGCAGCACAGCCACCACCGACGAGGCAAAGAAAAAGGCGTGGACGAAGTACGACTTTGTGGCCGGCGACAAAGTGCTGTTCGCCGATAACCTCTCCGGCGAGGAAAACGGAGAGTTCCCGTCCCGCTGGGGTTTGAACGACGGCAATGCGGAAGTGGCCTCTTTTGGCGGTGAACCCGTTATCAACCTGGTGCAGACAGGCACGGAGATTATGCCGTTGATGAAAAACAAAAATTGGGTTCCTGAAACTTTCACCATCGAGTTTGACGTGTATTTCGACAGCGACAACCCCAATGTGGCTTACGAGGTGTACCTGATAGAGGAGACAAACAACTACAATGAAAGTCTGCACGGAGAATTCTGGGACCCGATTGACATCAGGTCCAACGCCGTCAGATTCAAAACATTCGGATCTGTGTCGGCTGAGTTGGATGCGGCAGGAACCAAGGACCAGTGGCGCCACGTGGCCATCGCGTTCAACAAGCGCAGCATGAAAGTGTACCTCGACCAGTACCGGCTCATCAACATCCCAAACCTCAAAGGCACGCCCACCGGGCTAAAAATAGCCATAGACAAGCGCATCGAAGCCAACAGCATGATCAAGAATGTGCTTATCGCCGAGGGGGGCAAGAAACTGTATGACCAGGTGATGGCCAACGGCAAGATTGTCTCCTACGGAATCAAGTTCGATGTGAACAAGGCTTCTATCAAGCCCGAGTCCATCGGCACCCTGAACAGCATCGCGAAATTGCTGCAGGAGCAGCCCGCGCTTAAGTTCAGCGTAGAGGGCCACACCGACAGCGACGGGGATGACAACGCAAACATGAAACTCAGCCAAGAAAGGGCCGATGCCGTGAAAGCCTACTTGGTGAGCCAGGGCATTACCGCCGAGCGCCTCGCCTCCAAAGGCTGGGGCGAGTCTAAGCCGCTGGATAAAGGTGCCACAGTAGAGGCCAAGTCGAATAACAGGCGCGTGGAGTTCGTGAAGCTGTAG
- a CDS encoding TonB-dependent receptor: MQKLVLPLLFSFFTALTLAQAQTRSVSGTVTDKGGKPLELLTVALEGTVLGTNTNTDGYFEITGVAPGIYTLRVGGVGYGTLQQEVDLTNSDATLDFSLSQRQNALQEVIVSASRNLETLDETPASVYVLDSRTLQLQAQVSPNIATVLANTVPGLGFNSNTTSNVGQTLRGRNVLVMVDGIPQSTPLRAGGRDIRTIDPAAIERVEIVKGATAVYGNGADGGLINYITKQANTSKPFSAYTSVAGTGMLLHSDDTFGGRISQQFSGKIKAFDYVASGTYEKTGVLKDGKGQVISPVYGLGETKMYNGFAKVGYTLSANHRVEAMYNYFGSRQDSDYILQEGKYAETPSIGVKGETQGIDEGTRYNHNAQLRYTGKNLFLNTDLELSAYLQSFYTVYGWTPYFENGGQSTILSNKKGIRLNLNTPFDISPDAQLNLTYGADYLNDVTSQPLVDGRTWVPEMELNNLAPYAQLQLNLYHDFIFKAGYRFDNVNISIPDFTQLVLSSGAGGDAVTGGTLDFNAHTFNAGIRYAGIEAFKPFISYSQGFSIIDVGRYVRGATEDYISQMDIEPVIVNNYEAGFHSRFGKLAFSGAYFISTSRLGANLKANEDGVYAIERAPERVQGFEAVADLFLTDKLTIGASGAYTEGKTDLNDNDEYDDKEDSYLNGTRIPPLKIISYINLKPVERLNLNLQWIYSGERDHFGRNAKGGYNSGEGPVSSFHLVNLSSTYQLSDKLNLTLGVENLLDNAYYLPQAYWYGRDDNFTRANGARFQIGASYKW; this comes from the coding sequence ATGCAAAAGCTTGTACTGCCGCTCCTCTTCTCTTTTTTCACCGCGCTCACGCTCGCACAGGCTCAAACCAGGAGCGTGTCAGGCACTGTTACAGACAAGGGCGGCAAGCCGCTGGAGCTGCTCACGGTAGCGCTGGAGGGCACTGTGCTCGGCACCAACACCAATACAGACGGTTATTTCGAGATTACAGGTGTTGCGCCGGGTATATATACATTGCGTGTGGGAGGCGTTGGCTACGGCACGCTGCAGCAGGAAGTGGACCTGACCAACAGCGACGCCACGCTGGATTTCTCGCTGAGCCAGCGCCAGAACGCCCTGCAGGAAGTAATCGTTTCTGCCAGCCGCAACCTCGAAACCCTGGATGAAACGCCAGCCTCCGTCTATGTGCTCGACTCGCGCACGCTGCAGCTGCAGGCGCAGGTCTCGCCCAATATCGCCACCGTCCTCGCCAACACCGTACCGGGGCTCGGCTTCAACAGCAACACCACCAGCAACGTGGGCCAGACGCTGCGCGGACGCAACGTGCTGGTGATGGTGGACGGCATTCCGCAGTCTACCCCGCTGCGCGCCGGTGGCCGCGACATCCGCACCATCGACCCCGCCGCCATTGAGCGCGTGGAGATTGTGAAAGGCGCCACCGCCGTATATGGCAACGGGGCAGACGGCGGCCTCATCAACTACATCACCAAGCAAGCCAACACCAGCAAGCCCTTCAGCGCCTACACCTCCGTTGCCGGTACCGGCATGCTGCTCCACAGCGACGACACCTTCGGCGGCCGCATTTCGCAGCAGTTCTCCGGCAAAATCAAGGCGTTCGATTATGTGGCCAGCGGCACCTACGAGAAGACGGGTGTTTTGAAAGACGGCAAGGGCCAGGTGATTTCGCCGGTATATGGCCTGGGCGAAACGAAGATGTACAACGGCTTTGCCAAGGTCGGCTACACGCTAAGCGCCAACCACCGCGTGGAGGCCATGTACAATTACTTCGGCAGCCGCCAGGACTCGGATTATATACTGCAGGAGGGGAAATATGCAGAAACGCCCAGCATCGGCGTGAAAGGCGAAACACAGGGCATTGACGAGGGCACGCGCTACAACCACAACGCGCAGTTGCGCTACACCGGCAAAAACCTGTTCCTCAACACCGACCTCGAACTGAGCGCTTACCTGCAGAGCTTCTACACAGTATATGGCTGGACACCCTACTTTGAGAATGGCGGCCAGTCCACGATTCTCTCCAACAAAAAAGGCATCCGCCTGAACCTGAACACCCCGTTCGATATAAGTCCGGATGCGCAGCTGAATCTCACCTATGGGGCCGATTACCTGAACGACGTGACCTCGCAGCCCCTTGTGGATGGCCGCACCTGGGTGCCTGAGATGGAGCTGAATAACCTGGCACCCTACGCACAGCTGCAGCTGAACCTGTACCATGATTTCATCTTCAAAGCCGGCTACCGCTTCGACAACGTGAACATCTCCATACCAGATTTTACCCAGCTGGTGCTGAGCAGCGGCGCGGGCGGCGACGCGGTAACAGGCGGCACGCTTGATTTCAATGCCCACACCTTTAACGCAGGCATCCGCTACGCAGGCATCGAGGCCTTCAAACCTTTCATCAGCTACTCCCAGGGCTTCTCTATCATTGACGTGGGCCGCTATGTGCGCGGCGCCACCGAAGATTATATCTCCCAGATGGACATTGAGCCCGTGATTGTGAACAACTATGAGGCGGGCTTCCACAGCAGGTTCGGGAAACTGGCCTTCAGCGGAGCCTACTTCATCAGCACCTCCAGGCTGGGCGCTAACCTGAAAGCAAATGAAGACGGCGTGTATGCCATTGAGCGCGCGCCGGAGCGGGTACAGGGCTTCGAGGCGGTAGCCGACCTGTTCCTGACGGATAAGCTAACAATCGGGGCCAGCGGCGCTTACACCGAAGGCAAGACAGACCTGAACGACAACGACGAGTATGACGATAAGGAGGACAGCTACCTGAACGGCACGCGCATCCCGCCGCTGAAAATCATATCCTATATCAACCTGAAGCCTGTGGAGCGACTCAACCTGAACCTGCAGTGGATATACTCCGGTGAGCGGGACCACTTCGGGCGCAACGCCAAGGGCGGCTACAACTCCGGCGAGGGCCCCGTGAGCTCTTTCCACCTCGTGAACCTGAGCAGCACGTACCAGCTGTCTGACAAACTGAACCTGACGCTGGGCGTGGAGAACCTGCTGGACAACGCCTATTACCTGCCGCAGGCCTACTGGTACGGCCGCGACGATAACTTCACCAGGGCTAATGGGGCGCGGTTCCAGATAGGAGCCTCCTATAAGTGGTAG
- the ubiE gene encoding bifunctional demethylmenaquinone methyltransferase/2-methoxy-6-polyprenyl-1,4-benzoquinol methylase UbiE, with amino-acid sequence MAVVPYKDQSGDKKSQVATMFNNIAGKYDFLNHFLSAGIDIIWRRKAVRLLAPEKPKLVLDIATGTADFAIETLRLNPDKIVGVDISEGMLAVGREKLARKGLSDKIELQYGDSENLPFEENSFDAITVAFGVRNFENLEKGLAEMYRVLRPGGTAVVLEFSKPRSFPMKQLYQFYFRNILPVVGKIVSKDNAAYTYLPESVQAFPDGQNFLNIYQKVGFRSTRWHSLTFGISSIYIGKK; translated from the coding sequence ATGGCGGTAGTCCCTTACAAAGACCAGAGCGGCGATAAAAAGTCGCAGGTGGCCACAATGTTTAACAACATCGCCGGCAAGTACGATTTTCTGAACCACTTCCTGAGCGCGGGCATTGACATTATCTGGCGCAGGAAAGCAGTGCGCCTGCTGGCCCCTGAGAAACCGAAACTGGTACTGGACATTGCCACCGGCACCGCCGACTTCGCCATCGAGACGCTGCGCCTGAACCCGGATAAAATCGTAGGGGTGGATATCTCGGAAGGGATGCTGGCCGTAGGGCGGGAGAAGCTGGCCAGGAAAGGCCTCTCAGACAAGATTGAGCTGCAGTATGGGGACTCGGAGAACCTGCCGTTTGAAGAGAACAGCTTCGATGCCATTACCGTGGCTTTCGGGGTGCGCAACTTCGAGAATCTGGAGAAGGGCCTGGCGGAGATGTACCGGGTGCTGAGGCCGGGCGGCACGGCAGTGGTGCTGGAGTTTTCGAAGCCCCGCAGCTTCCCGATGAAACAGCTTTACCAATTTTATTTCAGGAATATACTACCAGTGGTAGGCAAGATCGTTTCTAAGGACAATGCTGCCTATACCTACCTGCCCGAGTCGGTGCAGGCGTTCCCGGACGGGCAGAATTTTCTCAACATATACCAGAAAGTCGGATTCAGAAGCACGCGATGGCATTCACTCACATTTGGAATCAGCTCTATCTATATAGGCAAAAAATAA
- the yihA gene encoding ribosome biogenesis GTP-binding protein YihA/YsxC — translation MIIKEAKFLMSNTRVEDCPAPDKPEYAFIGRSNVGKSSLINMLTQQKGLAKTSSAPGKTQLINHFLINDSWYLVDLPGYGYAKVSKSSREDWRKMINFYFQKRENLTCVFALIDARHEPLKQDLDFINHLGTLGVPFVLVFTKLDKQSAAKTDSTIAAYQRKLLETWDELPQMFRTSAEKKTGRDEILNFIEEVNAQVQNP, via the coding sequence ATGATAATAAAAGAAGCGAAATTTCTGATGAGTAACACGCGGGTGGAGGACTGCCCCGCCCCAGACAAGCCGGAATATGCTTTTATCGGCAGGTCCAATGTGGGCAAGTCCTCGCTCATCAACATGCTCACGCAGCAAAAAGGGCTGGCCAAAACCTCGTCTGCGCCCGGCAAAACGCAGCTCATCAACCACTTCCTTATCAACGACAGCTGGTACCTGGTGGATTTGCCAGGGTATGGCTACGCCAAAGTCAGCAAAAGCTCCCGCGAGGACTGGCGCAAGATGATAAACTTTTACTTTCAGAAACGCGAGAACCTGACCTGCGTCTTCGCCCTGATTGACGCGCGCCACGAGCCCCTGAAACAGGACCTCGACTTTATCAACCACCTCGGAACCCTGGGCGTGCCGTTTGTGCTCGTTTTTACAAAGCTGGACAAGCAGTCGGCCGCCAAGACAGACTCAACCATAGCCGCTTATCAGCGTAAACTGCTGGAAACCTGGGACGAGCTGCCGCAGATGTTCCGCACCTCGGCTGAGAAGAAAACCGGCCGCGACGAGATACTGAACTTCATCGAAGAGGTTAACGCGCAGGTTCAGAACCCGTGA
- the porT gene encoding type IX secretion/gliding motility protein PorT/SprT, with translation MAFTHIWNQLYLYRQKITLAGLLALALLGSHTASAQQKIRVMNKPEYDYRPVHYGFYLSVPLTRYNVQHSQAYADQLADGNDDAVNAKSDLGFYTGLVLNVRLAEYLDARFVPGVGFYGRTLVFSNVETTSLETEPSMKETVSNTMIELPLLLKYKSKRRSNFRPYLVAGIKASLDLGKGNNGKTQEEIALQVDDYDLALEYGIGLDIFYPYFKFAPELRFSHGLVNVHKPVSGSTYSGYIQKLTNHNVSLIFFFE, from the coding sequence ATGGCATTCACTCACATTTGGAATCAGCTCTATCTATATAGGCAAAAAATAACGCTGGCGGGGTTGCTGGCGCTGGCGCTGCTGGGCAGCCACACCGCATCGGCCCAGCAGAAAATCCGGGTCATGAACAAGCCCGAATACGATTACAGGCCGGTGCATTACGGCTTTTACCTGTCCGTGCCGCTCACCCGGTACAATGTGCAGCACTCCCAGGCCTATGCCGACCAGCTGGCCGACGGGAATGATGATGCCGTGAACGCCAAGAGCGACCTGGGCTTTTACACGGGCCTGGTGCTGAACGTGCGCCTGGCAGAATACCTGGATGCCCGCTTTGTGCCCGGTGTTGGCTTCTACGGCCGCACACTGGTGTTCTCCAACGTGGAGACCACCTCGCTGGAAACGGAGCCCTCGATGAAGGAGACGGTGAGCAACACGATGATAGAGCTGCCCTTGCTGCTGAAGTACAAGTCAAAGCGCAGGTCCAACTTCAGGCCTTACTTGGTGGCGGGCATAAAGGCAAGCCTGGACCTGGGAAAGGGAAACAACGGGAAAACGCAGGAGGAAATAGCGCTGCAGGTGGATGATTACGACCTGGCCCTGGAATACGGCATCGGGTTGGATATATTTTACCCTTACTTCAAGTTTGCCCCGGAGCTGCGTTTCTCCCATGGCCTGGTGAACGTACACAAGCCCGTGAGCGGCAGCACGTACAGCGGCTATATCCAGAAGCTCACCAACCACAATGTCTCATTGATTTTCTTTTTCGAATAG
- a CDS encoding energy transducer TonB: MKIKTSVLFLFFAFASVAASAQTDGQKPDTAQQEEKKVWVPDQVIPVAQHYEGGLEGMYKAIDEELQYPPMAKRNRVQGECLVSFTVNEDGSTSNFKILRDQGAGTGEEALRVARLLKFKAPGYALNASIPILFKL, from the coding sequence ATGAAAATTAAAACCTCAGTATTGTTTCTTTTCTTTGCCTTTGCATCGGTGGCGGCCTCGGCCCAGACAGACGGCCAGAAGCCCGACACGGCACAGCAGGAGGAGAAAAAAGTGTGGGTGCCCGACCAGGTGATACCGGTGGCGCAGCACTACGAAGGCGGCCTGGAGGGCATGTACAAAGCCATTGACGAAGAGCTGCAGTACCCGCCAATGGCAAAGCGCAACCGTGTGCAGGGCGAGTGCCTGGTGAGCTTCACGGTGAACGAGGACGGCTCCACGTCTAACTTTAAGATACTGCGCGACCAGGGTGCCGGCACCGGCGAGGAGGCCCTGCGCGTTGCCAGGCTGCTCAAGTTTAAGGCGCCCGGCTACGCCCTCAACGCCAGCATCCCGATTTTGTTCAAACTCTAA